In a single window of the Erinaceus europaeus chromosome 21, mEriEur2.1, whole genome shotgun sequence genome:
- the ASTE1 gene encoding protein asteroid homolog 1 — translation MGIRGLMSFVEDHSNEFFIDLKLRNTKLIIDGYALFHRLSFSSGLELRYGGDYDSFADIVHKFFESLFACNIFPYVVLDGGCDISDKKLSTIKDRAREKIHMAHNLSVGGGGCVCPLLTREVFIQVLIKLQVSFVQSFSEADRDIMTLANHWNCPVLSSDSDFCIFDLKTGFCPLNSFQWRNVNTVKGTRDYYIPAKCFSLSAFCQHFSNMNRALLPLFAVLCGNDYIHLPVVEIFLSKVHLPSGSTNSKGRRHHRVLGLLSWLSHFAGPAEALDHVLKCLPKKDRENVKELLGCSMEEYQQSHVKLQDFFQCGTYTCPDALRLGLPEWVLGDLAHGQLSPFISDALVLRRTILHTQVENMQRPNAHRISQPIRQVIYGLLLNASPHLENMSRNVLPSQPLAFSEVERASKNIKTSIVDAVGLPKDHFNLDKLPKLSLARRQRLLLETLKVKQTSLDCVPDLLKLPVAVCCYWLQHTEGTAKLHHLQALLLGMLMGPLHAMTNSPGKEGLQENGAKKLYEELQRVKKQTQPDRKLDLDTAHIFCQWQSCLQMALYLSQLLSTPFPEPDLTRLYSGSLVHSLCQQLLGSTSVETLLSMCLEAEQLYEHLFSATKSYAPAELFLPKSKSNSKRKRQKKKGASWLKNTAGTSSDTRCAYEGSNRFGVLMVENLEEHSGTAELE, via the exons ATGGGTATCCGAGGGTTAATGAGTTTTGTGGAAGATCACAGCAATGAGTTCTTCATCGATTTGAAGTTGCGAAACACCAAGCTGATCATCGATGGTTATGCTCTCTTCCACCGGCTTAGCTTCAGTTCTGGCTTAGAGCTCCGGTACGGAGGGGACTATGACTCTTTTGCAGACATTGTGCATAAGTTCTTTGAATCACTGTTTGCTTGTAACATATTCCCATATGTTGTATTAGATGGAGGATGTGATATTTCTGATAAAAAGCTTTCAACTATAAAGGATCGAGCTAGAGAGAAGATCCACATGGCCCATAACCTTTCTGTTGGTGGGGGTGGATGTGTCTGCCCCTTACTCACCAGAGAAGTGTTCATACAAGTTTTAATCAAGCTTCAGGTATCTTTTGTCCAGTCCTTTTCAGAAGCAGACCGGGACATTATGACACTTGCTAATCATTGGAACTGCCCTGTGTTATCATCAGATAGTGACTTTTGCATTTTTGACCTGAAAACTGGATTTTGCCCACTGAATAGCTTTCAGTGGCGAAATGTGAACACCGTTAAGGGCACAAGGGACTACTATATCCCTGCCAAATGTTTTTCCCTCAGTGCATTCTGCCAACACTTCAGCAACATGAATAGAGCTCTTCTACCTCTCTTTGCGGTGCTGTGTGGAAATGACTATATCCATCTACCTGTTGTAGAAATATTCTTAAGTAAAGTACATCTTCCTTCTGGCTCTACCAATTCTAAGGGAAGGAGACACCACCGAGTTTTGGGACTTCTGAGCTGGTTGTCTCATTTTGCTGGGCCTGCTGAAGCACTAGATCATGTTCTGAAATGCCTCCCCAAAAAGGATCGAGAAAATGTTAAGGAACTTCTTGGCTGTTCCATGGAAGAATACCAGCAGTCTCATGTGAAGCTGCAGGACTTCTTCCAGTGTGGTACTTACACCTGTCCAGATGCCTTGAGACTGGGTTTGCCAGAGTGGGTACTAGGGGATTTAGCCCACGGCCAGCTGTCACCTTTCATCAGTGATGCTTTGGTGCTAAGACGGACCATTCTTCACACACAGGTGGAAAACATGCAGCGACCAAATGCCCATAGGATATCTCAGCCCATCCGGCAGGTCATCTATGGGCTTCTTCTGAATGCTTCTCCACATCTAGAGAACATGTCTAGGAATGTCTTGCCATCTCAGCCCCTAGCTTTCAGTGAAGTGGAAAGGGCTAGTAAAAATATCAAAACATCCATTGTTGATGCAGTAGGGCTGCCCAAGGATCACTTTAACTTAGACAAATTGCCCAAG ctctccttggctagACGACAGAGACTGCTATTGGAAACATTAAAGGTGAAGCAGACCAGCCTGGACTGTGTCCCCGATTTGCTGAAATTGCCCGTTGCCGTCTGTTGCTACTGGCTCCAGCACACGGAGGGCACGGCTAAGCTACATCATCTACAAGCGCTTCTGCTGGGGATGCTGATGGGGCCCCTACACGCCATGACCAACAGTCCTG GGAAGGAAGGCCTACAGGAGAATGGTGCTAAAAAGCTGTATGAAGAGCTCCAAAGAGTGAAGAAGCAGACACAACCAGACCGGAAACTGGATCTAGACACAGCTCACATCTTCTGTCAGTGGCAGTCCTGTCTGCAGATGGCACTGTATCTCAGTCAGTTGCTGTCCACACCTTTCCCAGAGCCAGACCTAACTCG ACTGTACAGTGGAAGCCTGGTGCACAGCCTATGCCAACAGCTGCTAGGATCAACCTCTGTAGAAACTCTCTTAAGCATGTGCCTAGAAGCAGAGCAACTTTATGAACATCTGTTCAGTGCCACAAAGTCATATGCCCCTGCTGAGTTATTCCTCCCAAAGAGTAAATCAAATtccaaaagaaaaaggcaaaagaaaaaaggtgcCAGCTGGTTGAAGAACACAGCGGGAACCTCCTCGGACACAAGGTGTGCTTACGAGGGGAGTAATCGGTTTGGCGTGTTAATGGTTGAAAACTTGGAGGAACACAGTGGAACCGCAGAACTGGAATAA